A genome region from Streptomyces showdoensis includes the following:
- a CDS encoding alpha/beta hydrolase: MTEPNPYTPVPPVLEPAAAEFAQATSKPPFLFQLPPAEGRKAVDEVQSGPVDLPAVDEEWVSVPGGPTGEVRARLVRPAGAAGPLPVIVYIHGAGWVFGNAHTHDRLVRELAVGTGAAVVFPEYDLSPEHRYPVAIEQNWTVARWIVTEGAARGLDASRIAVAGDSVGGNMSAALTLMAKERGGLPLVQQVLFYPVTDASFDTGSYHQFAEGYFLRRDGMQWFWDQYTGDETARAEITASPLRAATEQLAGLPPALVITAEADVLRDEGEAYANKLRAAGVPVTAVRYQGVIHDFVMLNALRGTHAAEAAIELAIGTLRRALAAA; encoded by the coding sequence ATGACCGAGCCGAATCCGTACACGCCCGTTCCCCCGGTCCTGGAGCCGGCCGCGGCCGAGTTCGCCCAGGCCACGTCGAAGCCGCCGTTCCTCTTCCAGCTCCCGCCGGCCGAGGGCCGCAAGGCGGTCGACGAGGTGCAGTCCGGCCCGGTCGACCTCCCCGCCGTGGACGAGGAGTGGGTGTCCGTGCCCGGCGGCCCCACCGGTGAGGTCCGGGCCCGCCTCGTGCGCCCTGCCGGGGCCGCGGGCCCGCTCCCGGTCATCGTCTACATCCACGGTGCGGGCTGGGTGTTCGGCAACGCCCACACGCACGACCGCCTGGTACGCGAACTCGCCGTCGGTACCGGCGCGGCCGTGGTGTTCCCGGAGTACGACCTGTCACCCGAGCACCGCTACCCGGTGGCCATCGAGCAGAACTGGACGGTCGCCCGCTGGATCGTCACCGAGGGCGCCGCCCGCGGCCTGGACGCGTCACGGATCGCGGTGGCGGGAGACTCGGTCGGCGGCAACATGAGCGCCGCGCTGACCCTCATGGCCAAGGAGCGCGGCGGCCTGCCGCTGGTCCAGCAGGTGCTCTTCTACCCGGTCACCGACGCCTCGTTCGACACCGGCTCCTACCACCAGTTCGCCGAGGGCTACTTCCTGCGCCGCGACGGCATGCAGTGGTTCTGGGACCAGTACACGGGCGACGAGACCGCGCGGGCGGAGATCACCGCCTCCCCGCTGCGGGCCGCCACCGAGCAGCTGGCCGGGCTGCCGCCCGCCCTGGTCATCACCGCCGAGGCCGACGTGCTGCGGGACGAGGGCGAGGCGTACGCCAACAAGCTGCGCGCCGCCGGAGTGCCGGTCACGGCCGTCCGCTACCAGGGCGTCATCCACGACTTCGTGATGCTCAACGCCCTGCGCGGCACCCACGCCGCCGAGGCGGCGATCGAGCTGGCCATCGGCACGCTCCGGCGCGCACTGGCCGCTGCCTGA
- a CDS encoding glutaredoxin domain-containing protein, with translation MMRAWILPILLVLCGSVVATGMVSKGNLGAGAATLLAFLLLAGVNSPLIFPRSIGAREARRRSAADGRPVVYWRPGCAYCMRLRMRLGRRARRLHWVNIWNDPEGAAAVRAANDGNETVPTVVVAGRPHTNPDPAWVREQLSSSA, from the coding sequence ATGATGCGTGCCTGGATCCTGCCGATACTGCTCGTGCTCTGCGGCTCGGTCGTGGCGACCGGAATGGTGTCCAAGGGGAACCTCGGGGCGGGCGCGGCAACGCTCCTGGCGTTCCTGCTGCTCGCCGGCGTCAACTCGCCCCTGATCTTCCCGCGGTCGATCGGCGCCCGGGAGGCGCGACGCCGCAGCGCGGCCGACGGCCGGCCGGTCGTCTACTGGCGTCCGGGCTGCGCGTACTGCATGCGCCTGCGGATGCGACTGGGGCGTCGCGCCCGCCGGCTCCATTGGGTCAACATCTGGAACGACCCGGAAGGAGCCGCGGCGGTGAGGGCGGCCAACGACGGCAACGAGACCGTGCCGACCGTCGTCGTGGCGGGCCGGCCGCACACCAACCCCGATCCCGCTTGGGTGCGCGAACAGCTCTCCTCCTCCGCGTGA
- a CDS encoding phytoene/squalene synthase family protein produces MWKRALDRAGVREPRLRRDYTEQRRAVRRFAAAEYAAARTLLPAALLPHVVAAVAFMHETDDRIDRGTPEERKAALAEWDGLVRAALADGTSDLPVLRCLARTAECHPDVRAHVDDFLRGCEREVAWRTIADDRELERYVREYSLPALMLTACLLAPEDASERAAFTEGCHLLIRAMQRIDFLEDLPEDVRAGRHGVPADAVARHGADLTRPGPALGRLVGEQAARAAADLTAAAPLPTLVAPPYRPFVRALAGVQHLRLDAVRRAGASLAIRTSGPSAPAAALLLLKEAARRVRGRGGVSGSPASGPVR; encoded by the coding sequence ATGTGGAAGCGGGCCCTCGACCGGGCCGGGGTGCGGGAACCGCGGCTGCGGCGGGACTACACCGAACAGCGACGGGCGGTACGGAGGTTCGCGGCGGCCGAGTACGCGGCGGCGCGGACCCTGCTCCCCGCCGCCCTGCTTCCGCACGTCGTCGCCGCCGTCGCGTTCATGCACGAGACCGACGACCGGATCGACCGCGGCACCCCGGAGGAACGGAAGGCCGCGCTCGCCGAATGGGACGGCCTCGTACGCGCGGCCCTCGCCGACGGCACATCCGACCTGCCCGTCCTGCGCTGCCTGGCCCGCACCGCCGAGTGCCATCCCGACGTGCGCGCCCACGTGGACGACTTCCTCCGGGGCTGCGAGCGCGAGGTCGCCTGGCGCACCATCGCCGACGACCGGGAACTGGAGCGGTACGTACGGGAGTACTCGCTTCCCGCGCTGATGCTCACGGCCTGCCTCCTCGCGCCCGAGGACGCGTCCGAGCGGGCGGCGTTCACGGAAGGCTGCCACCTGCTCATCCGCGCCATGCAGCGCATCGACTTCCTGGAGGACCTGCCCGAGGACGTACGGGCGGGCCGCCACGGCGTCCCCGCCGACGCGGTCGCCCGCCACGGCGCGGACCTCACCCGGCCCGGCCCGGCACTCGGGCGCCTCGTCGGGGAACAGGCCGCCCGCGCCGCCGCCGACCTCACGGCCGCCGCTCCTCTCCCGACCCTCGTGGCCCCTCCGTACCGACCCTTCGTCCGTGCCCTCGCCGGTGTCCAGCACCTCCGCCTCGACGCAGTGCGCCGCGCGGGCGCCTCGCTGGCCATCCGCACCTCGGGCCCCTCGGCACCGGCCGCCGCCCTGCTGCTGCTCAAGGAGGCGGCGAGGCGGGTTCGAGGCCGGGGCGGCGTGTCCGGAAGCCCCGCGAGCGGGCCGGTCCGATGA